A window of the Fuscovulum sp. genome harbors these coding sequences:
- a CDS encoding phage terminase large subunit family protein, translating into MSANSSTPSPTSGSRLHDEDYGNDLTADLDLGFDGAEDLLRVWRQGLRPDPNLTVSEWADQHRWLSSRGAAEPGRYRTARAPYLREIMDALSPGHPAQRITFMKAAQVGATEAGNNWIGFVIHHAPGPMLAVLPSLELAKRTSRGRLDPLIADSPALRERVNPARSRDAGNSMLSKEFPGGILVLTGANSATGLRSMPARYVFLDEVDAYPASADEEGDPVTLAEARTTTFSHRRKVFMVSTPTIRGLSRIEREFEASDQRRYFVPCPHCGAMQWLQFDRLRWAKGKPETAAYHCEACERPIAEHHKTEMLARGEWRATAVSKDPKAIGFHLSALYSPLGWKSWSDVAREWLAAQGSDETLRAARNTLLGETWVESGDAPEWQRLADRREAWKPSTVPMAGLFLTAGVDVQRDRIEVDIWAWGRGLESWLVDHIVIPGGPDDPAAWDKLTALLGRSWQHANGAFMTVARLGIDTGYEAAAVYAWSRTVGFEQVAPLKGLEGFNRSAPVSGPTFVDATIGGKRLRRGARLWSVATATFKAETYRFLRIERPSDEDRALGILDAPGTVHIPSWADTEWLKQLVAEQLVTIRNKRGYAHQEWQKMRERNEALDCRVYARAAAWILGADRWDEATWRRLEAQAGVETRMPAAVAAAPAPTDPAQPKAGTLTMPRRKRRAYTPNFMRD; encoded by the coding sequence ATGTCCGCGAACAGCTCGACGCCCTCGCCGACCTCCGGGTCTCGCTTGCATGATGAGGACTATGGCAACGACCTGACGGCCGACCTCGACCTTGGCTTCGACGGCGCCGAGGACCTGCTGCGGGTCTGGCGGCAGGGACTACGACCCGATCCGAACCTGACCGTGTCGGAATGGGCGGATCAGCATCGCTGGCTTTCGTCGCGCGGCGCGGCCGAGCCGGGGCGCTATCGGACCGCCCGCGCACCCTATCTGCGCGAGATCATGGATGCGCTCTCGCCCGGCCATCCCGCCCAGCGCATCACCTTCATGAAGGCCGCGCAGGTCGGGGCCACCGAGGCCGGTAACAACTGGATCGGCTTCGTCATCCACCATGCGCCGGGGCCTATGCTGGCGGTGCTGCCGAGTTTGGAACTGGCGAAGCGGACGTCACGGGGCCGTTTGGACCCGCTGATCGCAGACAGCCCGGCGCTGCGCGAACGGGTAAACCCGGCCCGATCCCGCGATGCGGGCAACTCGATGCTGTCGAAGGAATTCCCCGGCGGCATCCTGGTGCTGACCGGGGCCAACAGCGCGACCGGCCTGCGGTCGATGCCCGCGCGCTATGTCTTCCTCGACGAGGTCGATGCCTATCCGGCCTCGGCCGACGAGGAAGGCGATCCGGTCACGCTGGCGGAAGCCCGCACCACCACCTTCTCGCACCGGCGCAAGGTGTTCATGGTCTCGACCCCGACGATCCGTGGGCTGAGCCGGATCGAGCGGGAGTTCGAGGCTTCCGACCAGCGGCGTTACTTCGTGCCCTGCCCGCATTGCGGCGCGATGCAGTGGCTGCAATTCGACCGCCTGCGCTGGGCGAAGGGAAAGCCGGAAACGGCCGCCTACCATTGCGAAGCATGCGAACGCCCCATCGCCGAGCACCACAAGACCGAGATGCTGGCCCGCGGCGAATGGCGGGCGACGGCGGTTTCCAAGGATCCGAAGGCCATCGGTTTCCACCTCTCGGCGCTTTATTCGCCCTTGGGCTGGAAAAGCTGGTCCGACGTCGCGCGGGAATGGCTGGCGGCCCAAGGGTCGGACGAGACGCTGCGCGCCGCGCGCAACACGCTGCTTGGCGAGACATGGGTGGAAAGCGGCGATGCGCCGGAATGGCAGCGGCTGGCGGATCGGCGCGAGGCATGGAAGCCCAGCACCGTGCCGATGGCGGGGCTGTTCCTGACCGCGGGCGTTGACGTCCAGAGGGACCGGATCGAGGTCGACATCTGGGCCTGGGGCCGTGGGCTGGAAAGCTGGCTCGTCGATCACATCGTCATTCCGGGCGGGCCCGACGATCCCGCCGCATGGGACAAGCTGACGGCGCTGCTTGGTCGGTCGTGGCAACATGCCAACGGCGCCTTCATGACCGTGGCGCGGCTCGGGATCGACACCGGCTATGAAGCAGCGGCGGTCTACGCCTGGTCGCGCACAGTCGGGTTCGAACAGGTGGCGCCCCTGAAGGGCCTCGAAGGCTTCAACCGGTCGGCGCCGGTCTCGGGCCCGACCTTCGTCGATGCCACCATCGGCGGCAAACGCCTGCGCCGCGGCGCCCGGCTCTGGTCGGTGGCCACCGCGACCTTCAAGGCTGAGACCTACCGCTTCCTGCGGATCGAACGGCCGAGTGACGAAGATCGCGCGCTGGGCATCCTTGATGCGCCAGGGACAGTGCACATCCCAAGCTGGGCCGACACCGAATGGCTGAAACAGCTGGTGGCCGAGCAGCTGGTCACCATCCGCAACAAGCGGGGCTATGCCCATCAGGAATGGCAGAAGATGCGCGAGCGGAACGAGGCGCTCGACTGCCGGGTCTATGCCCGCGCCGCCGCGTGGATCCTCGGTGCCGACCGGTGGGACGAGGCGACCTGGCGACGGCTGGAAGCGCAGGCGGGCGTCGAAACGCGCATGCCCGCGGCCGTCGCCGCAGCGCCTGCACCAACCGATCCGGCGCAGCCCAAGGCCGGAACCCTGACCATGCCACGCCGGAAACGGCGGGCCTACACCCCGAACTTCATGAGGGACTGA
- a CDS encoding DUF3489 domain-containing protein: protein MTNLSDTQSLILSRAATRPGNLALPLPEGLVGAAAKMVVGKMIARAWLEEVEANLRRGEPMWRETGDGHGTTLIATETGLEAIGIEPVVASAVVRARKAKSKPLPAQTPYDTDSAKPVATRAGTKQAQIIAMLQRPEGATVAEMVEATGWLAHTVRGSISGALKKKLGLPITAEKVKGRGTVYRLT, encoded by the coding sequence ATGACCAACTTATCTGACACCCAGTCCCTGATCCTGTCCCGTGCCGCGACACGGCCCGGCAATCTAGCCCTGCCGCTACCCGAGGGGCTGGTCGGCGCTGCCGCAAAGATGGTGGTCGGGAAGATGATCGCCCGCGCCTGGCTCGAGGAGGTTGAGGCCAATCTGCGGCGTGGAGAGCCGATGTGGCGCGAGACGGGCGACGGCCACGGCACCACGCTGATCGCGACCGAGACCGGGCTGGAGGCCATCGGGATCGAACCGGTCGTGGCCAGCGCTGTCGTCCGCGCGCGGAAGGCGAAGTCAAAACCGCTCCCAGCGCAAACGCCCTACGACACCGACTCGGCGAAACCCGTCGCCACCCGTGCTGGCACTAAGCAGGCGCAGATCATTGCCATGCTCCAGCGCCCCGAAGGCGCGACGGTCGCCGAGATGGTCGAGGCCACCGGATGGTTGGCGCACACGGTAAGAGGCTCGATTTCGGGGGCGCTGAAGAAGAAGCTGGGTCTGCCCATCACCGCGGAGAAGGTGAAGGGCAGGGGGACGGTGTATCGGCTTACCTGA
- a CDS encoding HNH endonuclease signature motif containing protein produces the protein MRSLSLSSPRNGTADQILEDFEREVEVEYRGERYRVRDNGSAHRLPQKRQKTRPLDDQWTFGRQGLSTGYMYLSGVPVHRIVCWAFHGEPPTDRHVVDHIDTNRANNRPENLRWVTRLENVLLNEISARRIELVYGSIEAFFADPTRVQTDKAFPDISWMRTLSKDEAAATKARLQEWAKSGAVPSGGALGEWLYGTRERASYEPPPEEYESLTPSVVQVKWKVPTEFPLCPEAVTEDALQRYAENLKFGRVFARNHIYQSLVVQHDMTEDSLVVLTHDPSDHAIKGWAVAHVGVRGEFFYHRSEHQYFTLQGALKTFCELTGESYDDCMDDYC, from the coding sequence ATGCGTAGCCTTTCTCTTTCGTCCCCGCGCAACGGCACAGCCGATCAAATCCTCGAGGACTTCGAACGCGAGGTCGAGGTCGAATACCGGGGCGAGCGATATCGGGTTCGCGACAATGGTTCTGCGCATCGCCTGCCCCAGAAACGGCAGAAGACCAGACCGCTCGATGACCAATGGACCTTTGGGCGGCAAGGGTTGTCGACTGGCTACATGTATCTGAGCGGCGTGCCCGTTCATCGGATTGTCTGCTGGGCGTTTCACGGTGAGCCGCCCACTGACCGTCATGTCGTTGACCACATCGACACGAACAGGGCGAACAATCGACCGGAAAACCTGCGGTGGGTCACCCGCCTGGAGAACGTGCTACTCAACGAAATCTCTGCTCGGCGCATCGAACTGGTCTACGGTTCGATTGAAGCCTTCTTCGCTGACCCCACCCGGGTCCAAACCGATAAGGCGTTTCCTGACATATCCTGGATGCGCACTTTGTCGAAGGACGAGGCTGCAGCCACAAAGGCACGTTTGCAGGAATGGGCGAAGAGTGGCGCTGTCCCAAGCGGCGGCGCACTGGGCGAGTGGCTTTATGGAACAAGAGAGCGGGCGAGCTATGAACCGCCGCCAGAAGAGTATGAATCGCTGACGCCGTCCGTCGTGCAAGTAAAATGGAAGGTGCCGACAGAATTCCCTCTTTGTCCGGAGGCAGTCACCGAAGACGCCCTGCAACGCTACGCGGAGAACCTGAAGTTTGGCCGTGTTTTCGCACGAAACCATATCTACCAGAGTCTGGTCGTGCAGCATGACATGACAGAGGACAGCCTCGTGGTCCTTACGCACGATCCAAGCGATCATGCGATCAAGGGCTGGGCTGTGGCGCATGTGGGTGTCCGCGGCGAATTCTTCTACCACCGCAGCGAACACCAGTACTTTACCCTCCAGGGGGCCCTCAAGACCTTCTGTGAACTGACCGGCGAAAGCTACGACGACTGCATGGACGACTACTGCTGA
- a CDS encoding phage portal protein — translation MVLDAFRARLGSIIGGFDAAQSHRRMRGFRATRAHVNTLIAASGETITARARWLVRNNGYAANAVDAFANHVVGDGIKPSSKITDAAKKEELQKLWLAWTDEADAEGLTDFFGLQRRAAREVFLAGEVFLRIRARRPEDGLTVPMQLQMLPSEMLPQDNTRVLPGAGSIRQGIEFDGIGRRVAYHFLRRHPGDMTDPGLAGETVRVPASEVIHILDPVEAGQLRGVSRFAAAVVKLFTLDLYDDAELERKKTAAMFAMFITSPAPETALDPAEDDLEVEPGQVVRLDPGEDVTTPATPDSGSTYEPFQYRTLLQIGAALGVPYGYLTGDTAKGNFSNTRIALVDFRRRTSAFQHSVMVYQLCRAVWTRWMDMAVLAGAIDLPGYATERRAWLACDWLPTKWDWIDPAKDASAEILQIEAGLKSRTQAIAERGYDAEQVDREIAAERKREADLGLDFRRPGSPAQAAEGGAAPGDTEGQRQDPQEDGNPEEDDEDREPRPAEDA, via the coding sequence ATGGTGCTCGACGCCTTCCGCGCGCGGCTCGGGTCGATCATCGGTGGCTTCGACGCCGCACAGTCCCACCGCCGCATGCGCGGGTTCCGCGCCACCCGGGCGCACGTGAACACGCTGATCGCCGCCTCGGGCGAGACGATCACCGCCCGCGCGCGGTGGCTGGTGCGCAACAACGGCTATGCCGCCAATGCGGTCGATGCCTTCGCGAACCACGTCGTCGGCGATGGGATCAAGCCCTCGTCGAAGATTACCGATGCCGCAAAGAAGGAGGAGTTGCAGAAACTCTGGCTGGCCTGGACCGACGAGGCCGATGCCGAGGGCCTGACCGACTTCTTCGGCCTCCAGCGCCGGGCGGCCCGCGAGGTGTTTCTGGCGGGCGAAGTCTTCCTGCGCATCCGCGCACGGCGGCCAGAGGACGGACTGACCGTGCCGATGCAGCTGCAGATGCTGCCCTCTGAGATGCTGCCCCAGGACAATACACGCGTTCTTCCAGGCGCGGGATCGATCCGGCAGGGGATCGAGTTCGACGGCATCGGGCGCCGCGTGGCCTACCACTTCCTGCGTCGCCATCCGGGGGACATGACCGATCCGGGGCTGGCCGGGGAAACGGTGCGCGTTCCGGCCTCGGAGGTCATTCACATCCTCGACCCCGTCGAGGCGGGCCAGTTGCGCGGCGTGTCGCGCTTCGCCGCAGCGGTGGTGAAGCTCTTTACCCTCGACCTCTACGACGACGCGGAACTGGAGCGAAAGAAGACCGCGGCGATGTTCGCCATGTTCATCACCTCCCCCGCCCCCGAAACGGCCCTCGATCCGGCGGAGGACGATCTCGAGGTGGAGCCCGGCCAAGTGGTGCGGCTGGATCCGGGCGAGGATGTCACCACGCCAGCGACGCCAGATTCCGGCAGCACCTATGAGCCGTTCCAGTACCGCACCCTCCTGCAGATCGGCGCGGCGCTGGGCGTGCCCTATGGCTATCTGACCGGCGACACCGCCAAGGGCAACTTCTCGAACACCCGGATTGCCCTCGTCGACTTCCGGCGTCGCACCTCGGCCTTCCAGCATTCGGTGATGGTCTATCAGCTCTGCCGCGCCGTCTGGACGCGCTGGATGGACATGGCGGTGCTGGCAGGCGCCATCGATCTGCCGGGCTATGCGACGGAGCGGCGCGCCTGGCTCGCTTGCGACTGGCTCCCCACGAAATGGGACTGGATCGATCCGGCCAAGGATGCGTCGGCCGAGATCCTCCAGATCGAGGCGGGACTGAAATCCCGCACGCAGGCTATCGCCGAGCGCGGCTATGACGCCGAACAGGTCGACCGAGAAATCGCGGCGGAACGCAAGCGCGAAGCGGACCTCGGCCTCGACTTCCGGCGGCCGGGATCGCCCGCACAGGCGGCAGAGGGTGGCGCTGCGCCCGGTGACACCGAGGGCCAGCGGCAGGATCCGCAGGAGGACGGCAATCCGGAAGAGGACGACGAGGACCGGGAACCAAGGCCCGCGGAGGACGCATGA
- a CDS encoding type I restriction-modification system subunit M, producing MNDQIQKQLGKTLWNIADTLRGAMNADDFRDYMLSFLFLRYLSDNYELAARKELGRDYPDPNTIGNSGRSPLSVWYAQNPDDISAFEKQMRLKAHYVIKPEHLWTSIAHMARTQNDDLLNTLQAGFKYIENESFQSTFGGLFSEINLGSEKLGRTYADRNAKLCAIITEIANGLADFSSDVDALGDAYEYLIGQFAAGSGKKAGEFYTPQQVSDILSAIVTLDSQEPATGKKERLASVLDFACGSGSLLLNVRKRMGPHGIGKIYGQEKNITTYNLARMNMLLHGVKDTEFEIYHGDTLNNDWDILRELNPAKKPSFDAIVANPPFSLRWEPTEAMSDDVRFKNHGLAPKSAADFAFLLHGFHYLKDEGVMAIILPHGVLFRGGAEERIRTKLLKDGHIDTVIGLPANLFYSTGIPVCILVLKKCKKPDDVLFINAAEHFEKGKRQNRLREGADGKPNDIQKIIETYQFRKEEDRYSKRVSMEHIAEEGYNLNISRYISTAVAEAEIDLDATQQELVAIEDQIREATSKHNSFLRELGLPVLPGTE from the coding sequence ATGAACGACCAAATCCAAAAGCAACTGGGCAAGACGCTCTGGAACATCGCCGACACGCTGCGCGGGGCGATGAACGCGGACGATTTCCGCGATTACATGCTGTCCTTCCTTTTCCTGCGTTATCTGTCGGACAACTACGAGTTGGCCGCTAGGAAGGAGCTCGGGCGCGACTACCCGGATCCCAACACGATCGGCAATAGCGGGCGCTCGCCCCTTTCAGTGTGGTATGCTCAAAACCCCGACGATATTTCGGCTTTTGAAAAGCAGATGCGCCTCAAGGCGCATTACGTCATCAAGCCGGAGCACCTCTGGACCAGCATCGCCCACATGGCGCGCACCCAGAACGACGATCTGCTGAACACGCTGCAGGCAGGTTTCAAATATATCGAGAACGAGTCCTTCCAGAGCACGTTCGGGGGGCTTTTCTCGGAAATCAATCTTGGCTCTGAAAAGCTTGGGCGGACCTATGCTGATCGCAACGCCAAACTCTGCGCCATCATCACCGAGATCGCCAATGGGCTCGCCGATTTTTCATCCGACGTCGACGCGCTGGGCGATGCTTACGAATATCTGATCGGCCAGTTTGCCGCCGGTTCGGGAAAGAAGGCTGGGGAGTTCTATACCCCACAGCAGGTGTCTGACATCCTTTCCGCGATCGTGACGCTAGACAGCCAGGAACCGGCAACCGGAAAGAAAGAGCGCCTCGCAAGTGTGCTCGACTTCGCGTGCGGCTCCGGTTCGCTGTTGCTGAACGTGCGCAAGCGCATGGGGCCGCATGGCATCGGGAAGATCTACGGGCAGGAAAAGAACATCACCACTTATAACCTCGCTCGCATGAACATGCTGCTGCACGGCGTGAAAGACACGGAGTTCGAAATCTACCATGGCGACACGCTGAACAATGACTGGGACATCCTGCGAGAGCTGAACCCTGCCAAAAAACCTTCGTTTGATGCGATCGTGGCCAACCCGCCCTTCAGCCTCCGTTGGGAGCCGACTGAAGCGATGAGCGACGACGTGAGGTTCAAGAACCATGGGCTGGCGCCTAAGTCAGCCGCAGACTTCGCCTTTCTCCTGCACGGTTTCCATTACTTGAAGGATGAGGGGGTGATGGCCATCATCCTGCCGCATGGCGTGCTGTTCCGAGGTGGGGCAGAGGAGCGCATCCGCACCAAACTGCTGAAGGATGGTCACATCGACACCGTGATTGGCCTGCCCGCGAACCTTTTCTATTCGACCGGCATCCCGGTCTGCATCCTCGTGCTGAAGAAGTGCAAGAAGCCGGATGATGTGCTCTTCATCAACGCGGCCGAGCACTTTGAAAAGGGGAAGCGGCAGAACCGTCTGCGGGAAGGGGCAGATGGCAAGCCGAACGACATTCAAAAGATCATCGAGACGTACCAGTTCCGCAAGGAGGAGGACCGCTACTCCAAGCGCGTGAGCATGGAGCACATCGCTGAGGAAGGCTACAACCTCAACATCTCCCGATATATCAGCACCGCTGTGGCCGAGGCTGAAATCGATCTCGATGCGACGCAGCAGGAATTGGTCGCGATCGAGGACCAAATTCGGGAAGCGACGTCGAAGCACAACTCGTTTCTTCGGGAATTAGGGCTTCCAGTTCTTCCAGGGACCGAATGA
- a CDS encoding site-specific DNA-methyltransferase: MDLVFAPSQVESWPIARLRPYARNAKMHGDHQVAKIAASMAKFGWTVPCMVADDGELIAGHGRVLAATLLGLTEVPVIRLSHLDEAERRAYRIADNKLTELGEWDEALLRDEIAGLLAEDFDLTLLGISDDDLDALLRDPEAPGGDGPVEGEDDVPELPVTPVSVPGDLWQLGAHRLICGDSTAADVVGRLLGDVRPLLMVTDPPYGVEYDPSWRNAAGAAKTKRTGKVLNDDRADWREAWALFPGDVAYVWHGALHAATVANSLAAAGFAIRSQIIWAKDRLVLSRGDYHWQHEPCWYAVRAKGKGHWAGDRKQTTLWAIANRDQDADTVHGTQKPVECMRRPILNNSNPGQAVYEPFMGSGTTLIAAETTGRVCLGAELNPAYVDVAIERWQSFSGAEAMLVETGETFAALKTKRLAA; this comes from the coding sequence ATGGACCTCGTCTTTGCGCCGAGCCAAGTTGAGTCTTGGCCGATTGCCCGGCTGCGCCCCTACGCCCGTAATGCCAAGATGCACGGCGACCACCAGGTGGCGAAGATTGCCGCCAGCATGGCCAAGTTCGGCTGGACCGTTCCCTGCATGGTTGCCGACGACGGCGAGCTGATCGCGGGCCACGGCCGGGTGCTTGCGGCCACGTTGCTCGGCCTGACCGAGGTACCGGTAATCCGGCTCAGCCATCTCGACGAGGCGGAACGCCGCGCCTACCGGATCGCCGACAACAAGTTGACCGAACTGGGCGAATGGGACGAGGCGCTGCTGCGCGACGAGATCGCGGGGCTGCTGGCCGAGGATTTCGACCTGACTCTCTTGGGCATCAGTGACGACGATCTGGATGCGCTGCTTCGGGATCCCGAGGCGCCGGGTGGGGACGGCCCGGTCGAGGGCGAGGACGATGTTCCGGAACTTCCCGTCACGCCGGTGTCGGTGCCGGGCGATCTCTGGCAGCTGGGCGCGCACCGCCTGATCTGCGGCGACAGCACCGCGGCCGATGTGGTTGGGCGGTTGTTAGGCGATGTGCGTCCCCTGCTGATGGTCACCGACCCGCCCTATGGCGTGGAGTACGATCCCTCCTGGCGCAATGCAGCAGGTGCTGCGAAGACCAAGCGCACCGGCAAGGTGCTGAACGACGACCGTGCCGACTGGCGCGAGGCCTGGGCGCTGTTCCCCGGCGACGTCGCCTATGTGTGGCACGGCGCTCTGCACGCGGCAACTGTGGCGAACAGCTTGGCGGCCGCGGGCTTCGCGATCCGGTCGCAGATCATCTGGGCCAAGGACCGGCTGGTCCTCAGTCGGGGCGACTACCACTGGCAGCACGAACCCTGCTGGTATGCCGTGCGTGCCAAGGGCAAGGGTCACTGGGCGGGGGACCGCAAGCAGACGACACTGTGGGCCATCGCCAACCGGGATCAGGACGCCGACACCGTGCACGGCACGCAGAAGCCGGTCGAATGCATGCGGCGGCCGATCCTGAACAACTCCAACCCAGGCCAGGCGGTATATGAACCGTTCATGGGATCCGGCACCACGCTGATCGCCGCGGAGACGACGGGCCGGGTCTGCTTAGGTGCCGAACTGAACCCAGCCTATGTCGACGTCGCCATCGAACGCTGGCAATCGTTTTCCGGCGCCGAGGCAATGCTGGTGGAAACCGGCGAGACCTTTGCCGCCCTGAAAACTAAGCGGCTCGCGGCATGA
- a CDS encoding restriction endonuclease subunit S yields the protein MLEPELRFPEFSGHPVQYLHLADATTESTERNGSGQATAQIMGVSKVEGIVPMEERIVAADTARYKFVRKDWFAYNPMRLNIGSIARWQGDDDVLVSPDYVVFKCKSSGPHRLDPAYLDHFRRTDAWENFVSEKGDGSVRVRIYYKDLARLQLALPSFPEQQRIAKCLDTADALIAAQGRKVETLRAHKKGLMQQLFPQEGETQPRLRFPEFQSMEEWAERPLRAVATINPPNSGIPESFVYIDLGSVVEGRLTAKTEIARVDAPSRAQRLLSEGDIIFQIVRPYQKNNLFCDFGDDHAYVASTGYAQIRAKFSSRFLYQSVHTDTFVSRVVAKCTGSSYPAINASDLAEIGLSLPPTLAEQQRIADCLTALDDLIAAETRKLDTLKTHKKALMQQLFPQVREDEA from the coding sequence GTGTTGGAGCCCGAGCTGCGTTTTCCAGAGTTTTCTGGCCATCCAGTGCAGTATCTGCACCTGGCGGATGCCACGACCGAAAGCACAGAGCGAAACGGTTCCGGCCAAGCCACTGCACAAATCATGGGGGTATCCAAGGTCGAGGGCATTGTGCCCATGGAGGAACGCATCGTCGCCGCTGACACGGCGCGGTACAAGTTCGTGCGAAAGGACTGGTTCGCCTACAATCCGATGCGACTTAACATCGGCTCAATTGCTCGTTGGCAAGGTGACGACGACGTTCTGGTCAGCCCTGACTATGTCGTTTTCAAATGCAAGAGCAGCGGCCCGCACAGGCTCGATCCTGCTTACCTCGATCACTTCCGGCGCACCGACGCGTGGGAAAATTTTGTCTCGGAAAAGGGCGACGGAAGCGTTCGCGTTCGCATCTATTACAAGGACCTGGCGCGCCTTCAATTGGCGCTGCCGTCTTTTCCCGAACAACAAAGGATCGCCAAATGTCTGGACACGGCGGACGCGCTGATTGCCGCGCAGGGGCGGAAGGTGGAGACGTTGAGGGCCCACAAGAAGGGCTTGATGCAGCAGCTCTTCCCGCAGGAAGGGGAAACCCAACCTCGCCTCCGCTTCCCCGAATTTCAAAGCATGGAAGAGTGGGCTGAGAGACCTTTGAGAGCCGTCGCTACAATTAACCCACCAAACAGCGGGATTCCCGAATCGTTTGTATATATCGACCTTGGTTCAGTCGTAGAAGGCAGGCTCACAGCCAAAACAGAAATTGCTCGAGTTGACGCGCCAAGTCGGGCGCAAAGGCTGTTGAGCGAGGGCGACATAATCTTCCAAATTGTTCGTCCCTATCAGAAAAACAATCTATTTTGCGACTTTGGCGACGATCATGCCTACGTTGCTTCCACAGGATATGCACAAATTAGAGCAAAGTTCAGTAGTCGCTTTCTGTATCAGAGTGTTCACACTGACACGTTTGTCAGTAGGGTCGTCGCGAAATGCACAGGGTCCAGTTACCCTGCAATCAACGCGTCGGACTTGGCTGAAATTGGCCTATCTCTTCCTCCAACTCTCGCGGAGCAACAGCGCATCGCAGACTGCCTCACCGCCCTCGATGATCTCATCGCCGCCGAGACCCGAAAGCTCGACACCCTCAAGACCCACAAGAAGGCCCTGATGCAGCAGCTTTTCCCCCAAGTCAGGGAGGATGAAGCATGA
- a CDS encoding AAA family ATPase, which produces MSTYKNLKSLVGRLRDDLTNPTGPVSLVLIYAYNRTGKTRLSMEFKDAGKRKTKKNPTGTPDTLYFNAFTEDLFVWENDLEGDSVRRLQLNEKSSFFNAMTELALDETIARYLSRYADFEFDFTYKDVQQGKDTISKPDFVSFRKGDEANIKVSRGEQNIFIWCIFMAICERMLDGHESYQGKKYLYIDDPISSLDDNNAISVACDLAKLLRRAATRKDADGKPAPIKVIFSSHHALFFNVMCNEVGRKIDDAPSVDHRRYFLHRPSGDGTYTLQATEDTPFFHHVATLAELQRAADPKKGKLYTFHFNALRSVMEKTASFFGHPSIAFCLKALDTDADRALFNRALNLLSHGAYAIHEPTEMGEDNKELFRRILREFVTRFEFHLPGAAPAPHPAPAPAPVPQEATAQ; this is translated from the coding sequence ATGAGCACCTACAAGAACCTGAAAAGCTTGGTGGGCAGACTTCGCGACGATCTGACCAATCCGACGGGGCCTGTCTCGCTAGTCCTGATCTATGCCTACAACCGCACCGGCAAGACCCGCCTGTCGATGGAGTTCAAGGACGCGGGCAAGCGCAAGACCAAGAAGAACCCGACCGGGACGCCCGACACGCTGTATTTCAACGCCTTCACCGAGGATCTGTTCGTCTGGGAGAACGACCTCGAAGGCGACAGCGTGCGCCGTCTTCAGCTGAACGAGAAGTCGTCCTTCTTCAACGCGATGACGGAACTCGCGCTGGACGAGACCATCGCCCGCTACCTTTCCCGATACGCCGACTTCGAGTTCGACTTCACCTACAAGGACGTTCAGCAGGGAAAGGATACCATCTCCAAGCCAGATTTCGTCAGCTTCCGCAAGGGTGACGAGGCCAACATCAAGGTGTCGCGGGGCGAACAGAACATCTTCATCTGGTGCATCTTCATGGCCATCTGCGAACGGATGCTGGATGGGCATGAATCCTATCAGGGGAAGAAGTACCTCTATATCGACGATCCGATCTCGTCGCTGGACGACAACAACGCGATTTCCGTCGCCTGCGACCTGGCCAAGCTCCTCCGTCGCGCGGCCACACGGAAAGACGCCGACGGCAAGCCTGCCCCGATCAAGGTGATCTTCTCTTCGCACCATGCGCTGTTCTTTAACGTCATGTGCAACGAAGTGGGTCGGAAGATCGATGACGCGCCTTCGGTCGACCATCGGCGCTATTTCCTGCACCGGCCAAGTGGCGACGGTACCTATACGCTTCAGGCGACGGAAGACACGCCCTTCTTTCACCATGTGGCCACGCTCGCCGAATTGCAGCGCGCGGCTGATCCGAAGAAGGGCAAGCTCTACACCTTCCACTTCAATGCCCTGCGCAGTGTCATGGAGAAGACAGCATCGTTCTTCGGCCATCCGAGCATCGCCTTTTGCCTGAAGGCTCTCGACACCGACGCAGACAGGGCGCTGTTCAATCGTGCCCTGAACCTTTTGAGCCACGGGGCCTATGCCATCCACGAACCCACAGAGATGGGCGAGGACAACAAGGAACTGTTTCGCCGCATTCTGCGCGAGTTCGTCACGCGGTTCGAGTTTCACCTTCCGGGCGCCGCTCCGGCCCCACATCCCGCCCCGGCGCCAGCGCCCGTCCCCCAGGAAGCAACAGCACAATGA